From one Bacteroidota bacterium genomic stretch:
- a CDS encoding exopolyphosphatase: MHPQRVAVIDCGTNTFNLLVAEKKGDGWKFLCRRKRVVKLGSQGIRNRMIGPIPARKALTALMDYKELITGYRVDKTIIHGTAALRDAINGPVLLGEIKKKTGFTIELIDGDREAFLIYKGVQSAMTLPESCSLIMDIGGGSTEFILCNNKKILWKKSFRLGAARLAETLAPSDPIRPKEVAELNKLLEKELESLLQACAKFKPERLIGSSGSFDTFANIILRKSNLKLGRKTHYVFKLSEYRTLHRELLSSTYKERLRIPGMLKMRADMILLASLLLTFVLRKAIINEIHLSTHALKEGILADLK; the protein is encoded by the coding sequence ATGCATCCACAGCGTGTTGCCGTAATAGATTGTGGCACCAATACCTTTAATCTATTGGTTGCAGAGAAAAAAGGCGATGGGTGGAAGTTCCTGTGTCGCAGAAAGAGAGTTGTCAAACTGGGTTCACAGGGAATTCGAAACCGGATGATTGGTCCGATTCCGGCACGAAAAGCATTGACCGCCTTGATGGATTATAAAGAATTGATCACCGGTTACAGGGTAGATAAGACGATTATTCACGGCACCGCAGCATTGAGAGATGCTATAAACGGACCTGTTTTGCTCGGCGAGATAAAAAAGAAAACGGGATTTACAATTGAGTTAATTGACGGGGATCGCGAAGCTTTTCTCATCTATAAAGGTGTGCAATCCGCGATGACCCTCCCGGAAAGTTGTTCGCTGATCATGGATATTGGAGGTGGGAGTACGGAATTTATTTTATGCAACAATAAAAAGATTCTTTGGAAAAAAAGTTTCCGGCTTGGCGCCGCCCGATTGGCAGAAACACTGGCCCCTTCAGATCCCATCCGGCCCAAAGAAGTAGCTGAATTAAATAAATTACTTGAAAAAGAACTGGAAAGCCTGCTTCAAGCCTGTGCTAAATTCAAACCGGAAAGGCTCATTGGCTCCAGTGGTTCATTTGATACTTTTGCGAATATTATCCTGAGAAAATCCAATCTGAAACTTGGGCGCAAAACCCATTATGTTTTCAAACTCAGTGAATACCGGACATTACATCGTGAACTACTCTCCTCCACCTATAAAGAGCGGCTACGTATACCGGGTATGTTAAAGATGCGGGCTGATATGATCCTGCTCGCCTCCCTATTGCTTACATTTGTGCTGCGAAAAGCAATAATCAACGAAATCCACCTGAGTACTCATGCTCTTAAAGAAGGCATCCTCGCCGACTTAAAATAA
- a CDS encoding heavy-metal-associated domain-containing protein, with protein sequence MMFSMATAYSQSDTIQIKTSAQCSMCKKKLEHDIVYTKGVKSADLDLKTKQLMVIYNPEKISPDKIRKAVSMIGYDADSIPADPKAYKNLNDCCKKGGHDD encoded by the coding sequence CTGATGTTTTCCATGGCAACGGCTTATTCACAGTCCGATACCATTCAAATTAAAACCAGTGCCCAATGTTCCATGTGTAAGAAAAAACTGGAACATGATATTGTTTACACAAAGGGTGTTAAATCCGCAGATCTTGATTTGAAGACAAAGCAATTGATGGTTATTTATAATCCTGAAAAAATAAGTCCCGATAAAATCAGAAAGGCTGTTTCCATGATCGGCTATGATGCGGACTCGATTCCTGCCGATCCAAAAGCATACAAAAATCTGAATGATTGCTGTAAGAAGGGCGGACACGACGATTAA
- a CDS encoding ABC transporter permease, which produces MNKILLIIQREYLSRVKKKSFIVMTILGPVLMAALALSPVMIANYSEDTVSKILIIDQTPDIFTSVLPGSESVVFINSKLSLDSAKAAFDPDLHYGILFLPSDMMKNPGGAMLFTEKQANLSVTTYIESILKKQIENDKLKSAGIDQKTLSSIETQVDLKTLSLKGEENSAELATVVGFICGFLIYMFIFLYGVQVMRGVIEEKSNRIVEIIISSVKPFQLMMGKIVGIALVGLTQFLLWIVLTLTLTTIAGKVLVDSGKDATVIAQQMSKDKLDPNGIQGPGANNEVKQDVISKVLGQMSGINFPLIITCFIVYFLGGYLLYSALFAAIGAAVDNETETQQFMLPVTIPLILAFVVAQSIIQNPDSQLGFWFSIIPFTSPVVMMVRIAFGVPGWELALSISLLILGFIGATWLAGKIYRTGILLYGKKITYKELSRWLFYKG; this is translated from the coding sequence ATGAATAAAATCCTTTTAATTATTCAGCGCGAATACCTGTCGCGGGTAAAAAAGAAATCGTTTATTGTTATGACCATTCTCGGCCCGGTTTTAATGGCCGCATTGGCCCTTTCTCCTGTTATGATTGCGAACTACTCAGAAGATACTGTGAGTAAGATACTCATCATTGATCAGACGCCAGACATTTTCACCTCCGTATTGCCCGGCTCCGAAAGTGTTGTTTTTATTAATAGCAAGCTATCACTTGATTCGGCAAAGGCTGCTTTTGACCCTGATTTGCATTATGGTATACTCTTCCTGCCTTCCGATATGATGAAGAACCCCGGAGGTGCGATGTTGTTTACTGAAAAGCAGGCCAATCTCAGCGTCACCACTTACATTGAGAGTATTCTAAAAAAGCAAATTGAAAACGATAAGCTGAAATCCGCGGGAATCGACCAGAAAACCCTATCATCGATAGAAACGCAGGTGGACTTAAAAACGCTTTCACTTAAGGGAGAAGAAAATAGTGCAGAATTGGCAACCGTCGTTGGGTTTATTTGCGGCTTCCTTATTTATATGTTTATCTTCCTTTATGGAGTACAGGTGATGAGAGGCGTTATTGAAGAAAAATCAAATCGCATTGTGGAAATTATCATCTCTTCCGTTAAACCTTTTCAATTAATGATGGGGAAGATAGTAGGTATTGCCCTGGTAGGTTTAACTCAGTTTTTACTTTGGATTGTTTTAACACTGACATTAACAACGATCGCAGGGAAGGTTCTGGTAGATTCGGGTAAAGACGCTACCGTTATTGCCCAGCAAATGAGTAAGGATAAACTTGATCCGAATGGAATACAAGGGCCAGGGGCAAACAATGAGGTAAAACAGGATGTGATTTCAAAGGTACTTGGACAAATGTCGGGTATTAACTTCCCCTTGATCATAACTTGCTTTATCGTTTATTTTCTGGGTGGCTATCTATTGTACAGTGCTTTATTTGCGGCAATAGGTGCGGCAGTTGATAATGAAACGGAGACGCAGCAATTCATGCTCCCCGTGACGATCCCGCTCATTCTTGCTTTTGTTGTTGCACAATCCATCATTCAGAATCCGGATAGTCAGTTGGGATTTTGGTTTTCCATTATCCCCTTTACCTCGCCGGTGGTAATGATGGTCAGGATCGCTTTTGGTGTTCCGGGCTGGGAACTTGCATTGTCCATTTCTTTGTTAATCTTAGGTTTTATCGGCGCCACCTGGCTGGCGGGAAAAATTTACCGGACAGGAATATTATTGTATGGTAAAAAAATCACCTACAAAGAGCTTTCCCGCTGGTTATTTTACAAAGGGTAG
- the eno gene encoding phosphopyruvate hydratase: MSLIVALHAREILDSRGNPTIEVEAFTQGGYSGRAAVPSGASTGKHEAAELRDNDKSRYLGKGVLKAVNNVNTVIFEELKGMSVFDQRAIDEAMIRLDGSENKSNLGANAILGVSLAVAKAAAAESGMSLYRYIGGVNACTLPLPMMNILNGGAHADNKIDFQEFMVMPTGADSFAESLRMGTEVFHTLKGVLKSKGLSTNVGDEGGFAPNLQSNEEAIQAVLEAIEKAGYSPGKDIFIAMDAASTEFYDEASGMYIFKKSTGDKLTSSQMVSFWADWCKKYPIISIEDGLAEDDWKGWDELTRVLGDKIQLVGDDLFVTNSRRLQKGIDAKTANSILVKVNQIGTLTETINAVNLAKENGYTAVMSHRSGETEDSTIADLAVALNTGQIKTGSASRSDRISKYNQLLRLEEDLGDSSIFAGRSFKYIR, from the coding sequence ATGAGCTTAATTGTAGCCCTCCACGCCAGGGAAATTCTTGATTCCAGGGGAAACCCAACCATTGAAGTTGAAGCATTTACGCAAGGAGGTTATTCCGGCAGAGCGGCAGTACCATCCGGCGCCTCCACCGGAAAACATGAGGCCGCGGAACTGCGCGATAATGATAAGTCCCGTTATTTGGGAAAAGGGGTACTTAAAGCTGTAAACAATGTCAACACAGTGATTTTCGAAGAGTTAAAGGGGATGTCAGTATTTGATCAACGCGCGATTGATGAGGCGATGATCCGGTTGGACGGCTCTGAGAACAAATCAAATCTGGGAGCGAATGCTATTTTGGGAGTGTCACTTGCGGTTGCGAAAGCTGCGGCTGCAGAATCCGGAATGTCATTGTACAGATATATTGGCGGGGTAAATGCCTGCACCCTTCCTCTTCCCATGATGAATATCCTCAATGGAGGAGCGCATGCGGATAATAAGATTGATTTTCAAGAGTTCATGGTGATGCCAACAGGAGCAGATAGTTTTGCGGAATCGCTTCGTATGGGAACTGAGGTATTTCATACACTAAAAGGTGTTCTAAAATCGAAGGGTTTAAGTACCAATGTGGGAGATGAAGGTGGGTTCGCGCCCAATCTTCAATCGAATGAAGAAGCGATTCAGGCGGTATTGGAAGCCATTGAAAAAGCAGGTTATTCACCCGGCAAGGATATTTTCATTGCCATGGATGCTGCCAGTACTGAATTCTATGATGAGGCCAGTGGGATGTATATTTTTAAGAAATCTACCGGCGACAAATTGACTTCCTCTCAGATGGTTAGTTTTTGGGCGGATTGGTGTAAAAAGTACCCTATTATTTCTATCGAAGATGGTTTAGCTGAAGATGACTGGAAGGGTTGGGACGAGCTGACGAGAGTATTGGGCGATAAGATTCAGTTGGTGGGAGATGATCTCTTTGTCACTAATTCACGACGCCTGCAAAAGGGAATCGATGCGAAAACCGCAAACTCCATTCTTGTGAAGGTCAATCAGATAGGAACTTTAACAGAAACCATTAATGCGGTGAATCTTGCCAAAGAAAATGGTTACACGGCGGTGATGAGTCATCGTTCCGGAGAAACGGAAGATTCCACAATAGCAGATCTTGCTGTCGCGTTAAATACCGGCCAGATCAAAACCGGTTCGGCTTCCCGTTCGGACAGGATTTCCAAATACAATCAGTTGTTGCGGTTGGAAGAAGACCTCGGCGACAGTTCCATCTTTGCAGGAAGAAGTTTTAAATACATTCGATAA
- a CDS encoding TonB-dependent receptor, which produces MKKIIFTLLCLVSIDYLSAQSITIKGTVRDASSGKSLPGATVLLPALQSVTVSDIQGRFLLETTGTLPVQLVISYVGFLSDTLVVREASEELTINLYASLELKEAEIIARRQSTEISTLQPRNVELLNEGELLKAACCNLSESFETNPSVDVNYTDAVTGAREIQLLGLSGIYTQMLGEAIPTLRGLATPYGLMYIPGSWMESIQITKGVGSVAYGYEGMTGQINVEFKKPLEEQPLLHLNVYGDAFGRAELNTIYTMPLKRNWNYMFMGHASGLQTKNDHNNDNFMDMPLYRQINVYNRLHFNSRNKFEGQFGLKAMLEDRTGGNIGFDESKDKFTTKAYGFRIETRRVEAYSKTGIVFPETPYKSMGLQLSATMHDQNAYFGLRSYLGTQYSGYANYIYMSVIGRTDHKFKTGLDYKYDLYDESVDDSAFTRTESVPGVYFEYTYGCEEAKFGAIAGVRADYHNLFGWLYTPRVNLKYNFLPELILRASAGRAYRTPNTYSDNIGLFVSAKELEVLEKPKMEDAWNGGVNLTARFKVNGKEGSVALDAYHTYFNNQWVSDQFSSSTSVYYYNLKGESSASSLQATVTYEPVMGLVMKAAWRFDDVKADYLDFPDLSKPLLARNKSLLNIAYTDRSERWRRCYTAVGRY; this is translated from the coding sequence ATGAAAAAAATAATATTCACGCTGTTGTGTCTGGTCTCCATCGACTACCTCTCAGCTCAAAGTATAACGATTAAAGGTACCGTTCGCGATGCATCTTCCGGGAAGTCATTGCCCGGCGCCACAGTTTTATTGCCCGCTCTTCAATCCGTAACAGTATCCGATATCCAAGGGCGATTTTTGCTCGAAACTACCGGCACTTTGCCTGTTCAGTTAGTAATATCTTATGTGGGATTTCTGTCAGATACCCTGGTGGTGCGGGAGGCCTCGGAAGAACTAACTATTAACTTATATGCCTCGCTGGAATTAAAGGAAGCAGAAATTATTGCACGACGGCAATCCACAGAAATTTCTACACTGCAGCCCCGAAATGTGGAATTGTTGAACGAGGGCGAGTTGTTAAAAGCGGCCTGTTGTAATTTATCCGAAAGCTTTGAAACCAATCCTTCTGTAGATGTAAATTATACGGATGCAGTTACAGGAGCCAGAGAGATTCAGCTGTTGGGTTTATCCGGTATCTATACACAGATGTTGGGAGAAGCCATCCCTACCCTCCGTGGACTCGCCACTCCCTACGGCTTGATGTATATTCCCGGTTCCTGGATGGAATCCATTCAGATTACCAAAGGTGTGGGATCTGTAGCTTATGGCTACGAAGGGATGACCGGTCAAATCAATGTTGAATTTAAAAAGCCGCTTGAAGAACAACCGCTGCTGCATCTGAATGTTTACGGAGATGCTTTCGGCAGAGCAGAGTTGAATACTATTTATACTATGCCGCTAAAGAGAAACTGGAATTATATGTTCATGGGTCATGCCAGTGGTTTGCAAACGAAGAATGACCATAATAATGATAATTTTATGGACATGCCACTCTATCGTCAGATCAATGTTTACAACCGTTTGCATTTCAATAGCAGGAATAAATTCGAAGGTCAGTTTGGATTGAAAGCCATGCTCGAAGATCGCACCGGAGGAAATATAGGATTCGACGAATCAAAAGATAAGTTCACTACCAAAGCCTATGGTTTCCGCATTGAAACACGTCGCGTGGAAGCCTATTCAAAAACCGGAATAGTTTTTCCTGAAACACCGTATAAATCGATGGGTCTGCAACTCTCCGCTACAATGCATGATCAGAATGCCTATTTCGGTTTGAGATCATATCTGGGTACGCAATATTCGGGATATGCGAATTACATTTACATGAGTGTAATTGGCAGGACCGACCATAAATTTAAAACCGGATTGGATTATAAATATGACTTGTACGATGAATCGGTAGATGATAGTGCGTTTACAAGAACAGAGTCGGTACCCGGAGTTTATTTTGAATATACCTATGGGTGTGAGGAAGCAAAGTTCGGAGCCATTGCAGGTGTCAGAGCGGATTACCATAATTTATTCGGTTGGCTGTACACTCCCCGGGTGAACCTGAAGTATAATTTTCTTCCTGAACTCATTCTTAGAGCATCGGCGGGAAGAGCGTATCGAACGCCCAATACATATTCTGATAATATCGGATTGTTCGTGAGTGCAAAGGAATTGGAAGTGTTGGAAAAACCGAAAATGGAAGATGCATGGAATGGCGGAGTTAACCTGACAGCACGATTTAAAGTAAATGGGAAAGAAGGGAGTGTGGCGCTTGATGCCTATCATACCTATTTTAACAACCAATGGGTTTCCGATCAATTTAGTAGTTCTACATCGGTTTACTATTATAATCTAAAAGGGGAGTCTTCGGCCAGTTCATTACAGGCGACAGTCACGTATGAACCGGTAATGGGACTCGTGATGAAAGCGGCCTGGCGATTTGATGACGTAAAAGCCGACTATCTTGATTTTCCGGATTTGTCTAAACCCTTGCTGGCGCGTAATAAATCACTTCTTAATATTGCTTATACCGACCGTTCAGAGCGGTGGAGGAGATGTTACACTGCAGTGGGAAGGTACTAA
- a CDS encoding sigma-54-dependent Fis family transcriptional regulator produces the protein MAKILVIDDEKSIRNTLKEILEYESHEVQDAADGLEGLKKIESEKFDVVLCDIKMPKMDGLELLEKIMEIQNDTPVIMISGHGTIETAVEAIKKGAYDFISKPLDLNRMLITLRNALDRSILVKETKTLKKKITRNNDMVGNSEPILKIKEMIARVAPTDARVLITGENGTGKELVARWVHEQSNRNASPLIEVNCAAIPSELIESELFGHEKGAFTSAVKQRIGKFELAHNGTLFLDEIGDMSLSAQAKVLRALQENKITRVGGEKEIPVNVRIIAATNKDLQKEIEKNNFREDLYHRLSVIVIHVPSLNERKDDIPQIAEFFMEQICEDYKMPKKTFSKDAYEELKKINWTGNIRELRNVVERLIILCDKTITGTDVMNFASKATV, from the coding sequence ATGGCAAAAATTTTAGTAATAGACGACGAAAAAAGCATCAGAAACACTTTGAAAGAGATTCTTGAATATGAATCCCATGAAGTGCAGGATGCTGCAGATGGGCTTGAAGGGTTAAAAAAGATCGAATCAGAAAAATTCGATGTGGTGCTCTGCGATATTAAGATGCCTAAAATGGATGGTCTTGAATTGCTGGAGAAAATCATGGAAATTCAGAATGACACGCCGGTTATCATGATCTCAGGTCACGGAACAATTGAAACGGCAGTGGAAGCGATTAAAAAAGGAGCCTATGATTTTATTTCCAAGCCTCTTGATTTGAATCGCATGCTTATTACACTCCGGAATGCTCTTGACCGCTCAATCTTAGTGAAAGAAACCAAGACACTGAAGAAAAAAATCACCCGTAACAATGATATGGTTGGTAATTCGGAGCCCATTCTTAAAATAAAAGAGATGATTGCCCGCGTTGCGCCAACAGATGCACGTGTTTTAATTACCGGAGAAAACGGAACGGGAAAAGAATTGGTTGCACGATGGGTTCATGAGCAAAGTAATCGAAATGCTTCTCCATTAATTGAAGTCAATTGCGCCGCCATACCTTCGGAGTTAATCGAAAGTGAATTATTCGGCCATGAAAAAGGGGCTTTCACCTCTGCTGTTAAACAACGGATCGGAAAATTTGAACTGGCACATAACGGCACTTTATTCTTAGATGAGATAGGTGACATGAGCTTATCTGCACAGGCAAAAGTTCTACGCGCCTTACAGGAAAATAAGATCACCAGAGTTGGTGGAGAGAAAGAAATACCTGTCAATGTCAGAATAATAGCCGCTACCAATAAGGATTTGCAAAAAGAAATTGAAAAGAATAATTTCCGTGAAGATTTATATCACCGTTTAAGTGTTATTGTAATTCACGTTCCCTCTTTAAATGAAAGGAAGGACGATATTCCACAAATTGCTGAATTTTTTATGGAGCAAATTTGTGAAGACTATAAGATGCCGAAGAAAACTTTTTCGAAAGATGCCTATGAAGAGTTGAAAAAAATCAACTGGACAGGAAATATCAGAGAATTAAGAAATGTGGTAGAGCGTTTGATCATCTTATGCGATAAGACGATCACCGGGACAGATGTCATGAATTTCGCCTCAAAAGCTACTGTGTAG
- a CDS encoding ATP-binding cassette domain-containing protein: MNNILEVRNVSKSYAKDIALDKVSITIPEGAVFGLLGPNGAGKTSLIRIINQITAPDSGEVLFRNEHLHPKHTSLMGYLPEERGLYKKMEVGEQALYLAQLKGLSRSEALKRLKNWFERFEIKNWWTKKIEELSKGMQQKVQFIITVVHEPPLLILDEPFTGFDPINANLIKDELLRMKGNGTTIALSTHRMESVEELCTHIALINKSKKLLEGPVRDVRRSFRSNLYEIEYEGTNISLANSLWGNFELLSNEAHGDWMKASIRINDEVNTNALLQGLIQNVTIHSFREVLPSMNDIFIQSVTQPINIES, from the coding sequence ATGAATAACATTCTTGAAGTACGAAATGTATCTAAGTCTTATGCCAAAGATATCGCATTAGATAAGGTTTCTATTACGATTCCTGAAGGTGCAGTTTTCGGTTTACTGGGGCCAAATGGCGCCGGGAAAACTTCTCTTATCAGAATTATTAACCAGATAACGGCTCCGGACTCCGGCGAAGTGCTGTTTAGAAATGAACACCTCCACCCGAAACATACTTCATTAATGGGATATCTTCCGGAAGAACGCGGTCTCTATAAGAAGATGGAAGTGGGTGAACAGGCCCTTTATCTGGCTCAATTAAAGGGGCTCAGCAGAAGCGAAGCCTTGAAACGGTTGAAAAATTGGTTTGAACGCTTTGAAATTAAAAACTGGTGGACAAAGAAAATAGAAGAACTCTCTAAAGGGATGCAACAAAAAGTGCAGTTCATTATAACGGTGGTGCATGAACCTCCTTTACTTATATTAGATGAACCCTTCACAGGTTTTGACCCGATAAATGCGAACCTGATAAAAGATGAGCTGTTGCGCATGAAAGGAAACGGGACCACTATCGCACTGTCCACTCATCGTATGGAGTCCGTGGAAGAACTGTGCACCCACATTGCACTCATTAATAAATCGAAAAAACTATTGGAAGGGCCCGTTCGTGATGTTCGCCGTTCGTTTCGAAGTAATTTATATGAAATTGAATACGAGGGAACCAATATTAGTCTTGCCAACAGCCTTTGGGGCAATTTTGAACTTCTCAGCAATGAAGCTCATGGCGACTGGATGAAGGCCAGTATTAGAATAAATGATGAAGTAAATACCAATGCACTGTTGCAAGGACTGATTCAAAATGTCACGATTCATAGTTTCAGAGAAGTTCTTCCCAGTATGAATGATATTTTTATTCAAAGTGTAACTCAACCTATAAACATCGAATCATGA